The genomic region CTCTTTAAATTGTGTTATTCCTCCTTTCACAACTTTACCACAAAGTTTACATACGATATTTCCTTTCGCATTTGGCACTGGAGTTCCAAAGTGCCAACCTATATCATTACTTGGTGCACCCTCCAATCCTTTAGTCGGGAACTCTTCACGTGGTGgcatgctttatttttatttatatataagaaatataaaaatatatttagaaatataagCAACTCATTACTTATATTATCAACAATATAgtacaaaaaaaagtaaatatcattaacatgaacaatttaaatttattgtataatccatacataatttaaattcaaattggaccaaatttaaaattcaaaattttcttattatgcaaactaaattatatttagaaatcttttttttttactttcttaagttaaatctaaagttttttatttataagctaACTAAACATCTTCATTTTCGATTTCTTTCAAAAGGagtgttttgtttctttttctaagatatgttttacttttttttacttgttacaATTAGATTCTTAAATTGCTTAACATTTATATTTGAAGGTACCATTTCATTGGAAATTCCATAAATCCTTTTCTAGATTCTTGTGGACAAACATTTACTTTATCAACAaacatatgataaaattttgtgtttcaaatattttaattttaatatatgaatgtttgTTCATAGATAACAAAGACTTAAGGGACTTAAGGGGAAAATTAACTATAAAGACTTTATTACATGTCATATTAAAAATTGTGTctagaaatttatatatatatttttaaatttaataaagaaattttctaataattattttaagaaaatttttaacaattgaCAGGTGGATAAAATGGAAGGTGGCTGCAAATTGAGGTTACCAACTTACCATttctcaataaaattaaaatttacatgtctATTTTCTAGTGGTTAAAATGGGCGGTGGTTGCCCCCTAATTAATGAGTAAAACAATAGgcagaaaaaacaaaacagagcAGCATGCCAATAAAGCcataaaccaaaacaaaaacagaaaaattaaaataaaatgaaacgaTTCTTTCTATTCCCTAACCCTAACCAGTAGGCTCCAAGGCTCCAAGTCTCCAACTCTAAACTTCAACCTCATCACTCATCAGACTATCAACAAAAATGGCCGAATATGTTGCCTCTACTGCTGTTGAAAGTGTGAAAAACCAGGTAAAGGAATACTGGCTTAGAAGGGCTGAGAGAGAACTGGAAGAAATCTAGAAGGCTAGAACTTCGAAGAGGAAATAGATGGCATCCGTCAAGCAGTTCAAATGGTGTCCTCAATTCTAAAGAACATATTTGCACTGCAGATTCAAGACAAACAAGCAAAAATCAAGACAAAATTTCAGGTACTACTTACTTGAAAATTATGAATCTCTGAATGTGCAAGTGATTAGGGCAGGGTTTGCTTTTCAGATTCAAGTCCTCGGCTCCTTGCTTTCATCTGCTGCTTGTTGTTTGCCGAAATATAAGAAAcagaatttcatattttctattgCTTTTGAGTTTTGActacttttttctatttttttggacttcttattacttttttttgatTGAAAGCTCTCTGATTTTGCAGGTAGGAGAATATAttcccttttgttttattgtgtTTCACTGTTTCTGTTGATTTTTGTTTGAGGGgatgactttttttaaaaatttacggCAACAGAAAATAACGGGAATAGCGGCTTGTTATTGCCGCAATTGGCCGTTACCCGTTAAATTGCGACCGCGACCCACCGCTATTGGCGTGACTCCGCTTCACACTGCTATTTTCAAAGCAAAAGCGGTTTCTGACGGTGCCGCTACTGCTATATAACAGCCGCTATTCTGATATCGGACCGTTATTTAAATCCCTGGTTTCAATAGTATAAATGCcacaaaaaaaccctaaatcattaGTCCCCTAGCCACTTTAAACAAATCTAAAAGCTGAATCTTTCCCCTCTACCGCCTCCGAATGCGAAACCCCCTCCGGCTCCGATTTGAACGGAGTGAACAGGGCTTCGTTGGCACCTTTACAAAGGTAAGatcctcttcttttctttttattttgagtatatcaaaaaagaaacaagaacaGAACgatagaaaaagggaaaaaaaactttgaaaaaaaaatcaccttcaaaaactcaatctttttgcttttttgattttttttctattgataTTCTGTGTCCCCTTACAAATTCTGgaaaatggctttatatagccgaaaaataaaattcaatcgaaattacaaaagaaaagaaaatatatttcattctctcttctttttcatttttttattgtctGCTCCCTTTTTGTTGTTGCTTGTTGGTTCTGCTTTGTTGCGTTGTAGGTACAGGTACGGAGGCCGACGTGGAGGTACGAAGGTGGCCGTAAGGAGGCGTGCGTGGCTGAGGCAGCAACGGCTGCTGAAACAGGCTAGGGTTTCTGCTGGTCGTTGGGCCACATAGCAATTGGGTCACCGTTTTAGGAATTTATGTTGGGTTTGGTTaaatttgggtttagggttttgagtAATCGGGCCAATCTAAATggactttaataaatttttatttttatttttatttacaaaattgggCCGGACAGATTGGGTATTACAGTTCTTACCAATCTTGGTACGTTAGAGATGAAATTGATGGCATTTCGCTAAATCGATTAGAAAATCGGTTAAACAAACTCAATTTCAATCTCGGGATCAAAATAAGATTTCTAgcaaaagaagatgaagatttttaggaaaaggaaatgaggaaataaaagaaaaagatgtatttaaagaagagaaaagagaaaatctaaTTAGGGTTGAAAAGAAGTAGAAATCCACATGTAATtaggaaaatgaattaaatagttagggtttcaaaaattaaaggggttaaatggtaaaatactcctctttttctgaaattgaaagaaaagaaaagaaatggggGAGTGGTTTTAGCATAATTCAAACTTGGTTGTAAAAAGGGATTAGAAGCCTTACCACTTGCGCTACTAAACCATACTTGGTTATTTTCtaccacatttaaaatatgaactaGATTGAATTTGTTTCTTGGtagctgaaaaataaaagaggaaaactAAAAGAATGAGGCTAGAACCTTGACTTTCTAAGAGATTTACTGAGCTCTCTACCACCTAGACTAAAGCTCCTTTCTTGGTGgttttattaattctaatactatgatttttggggtgttacaagtattTTGTAAGTACCATTTTCAATTCTATATGAAGTCGGTGGCATACTATAACCCCAAAATTGAGGTAGCTTTACGCCTCCTAAACTTTTATTACGAAAATAgttacttaaatttaaataaaaaattaagattccGTTTAGTTTTCATGAAATCGTGTTTGGTTGAAGGTAAATGAAAttatgtgaaaattaaaaaccattaaaaaattGTTGACCCAGTGGCACTAATAGTATGTCGTAGTCGCAAGAGCTTAGGTTTGATTTTAAGTAATCCCATTCCTCTCtcacaattataaaaaaatgataaaaataaaaaattttaactttaaacgAATTGATTTTAGTTCAAACTCATATAAATACACAAAAGGAAAAATCAatagtttttcaaatattaaattttatactgtGCTTGAAATCcatataaatgttatttatttttcatgtttttattataaaaaaacagGTGCCAAACATATTCCAAGTTTTcattattgaaaacaaaattttattttatttacttatcgtgttttttaaataaaaaaactgtgttctaaaattaaaaatgaaactaGAAAATATTTCAGAAACAAAAcgcaaattcaattaaaatgatAGCTAAACCCATTTTACTATTAGTAATACTCTAAGTGtaaaatcaagaaatttattttaagagatattaaaattaaattataaatttgaagttaaaagtataattttattattatatgaattttaattttaaaaatttgaaagaattagatgaaacttatatatttttgaaagatcAAAACGCTACTAGAAAAACATACCAAAGCTTTTAATATCGTTATTCTGTCTctatactaataaaataaaaatttaaaaggcattttaaaaaattatatacattttcaATACTCCTTTTATAGGataagtatatattttaaatgcattctagttgataaaattagataaatataatgtttattttaatgggAGATAACGGATGAGTGACTAAACTATAATAACTTAATAACGTTAATGGTCATtacataagttttaaaaattgaatgactaaaacgtaatgtgaagtaaaattcaaaacatatttgTCCTCATATATATCTCCATAtgctttttataatattttgttttaatatttaattaattttttaatttttaatctacttgttaattttattagtcagcatttaaaattagttttaaacatgaattaattttatatttaaaatgtttataatttatgttattttaaaaaatgaaaaggaatgaaaaattatttgaaatttcatttacttttaatgttatattttaaaagaatttaaaatatatttttaaatatattaattatatatttaaattaattttctattcctctacaaatgttaaatttttaaaagcattaaaaaaatatgttaaaattctttttttaactcTTTGTCTGGTTTTCAATGCTTTTCCGCTTTTAATCAAGTATAGGCATTGTGATAAGGAAAAGTGATGGACTCATAATGGGAGCTTTAGCCAGCACTCAAGCAATTAGATTTGCTCAAGAGATGGGTTTCGGTTTGTTGAAATAGAACAGCTTGAGACAAGATGCGATGATTAGTAATATTATGTGGAaagtgaaataattttttctagattttaaaataaaaaaataattttataatttataagcaTCCagaacttgaaaataattttttaaaaactcagTAGTTTGGAATTTTAAACGGAAATTTGGATTAGGCAACGAAATCACAGAATGATAGTATTAGCAGCAAACTGATAAAAAAGTTGGTGCAAACACTAAAACAAGGATGAAAAGAGGGATTAAGCCTAAAACCCTATATTCAAAGTGGGTCAGCATGTAGCATGGGAGACGTCATCCCATATTTGTCACTAATTAACCCACCTCgtcttcaatttcatcctttttgtttttctattggACCCCAAATtccaataatctaaaaaaaccaaataataattaaaacactcATCTTTTTGTCCCCCCATTTACTTCACACAAATCTTTTCATTCCATTAATCAAAACTTGactaacatttttacaaattaaatcatcttccaaaattaaaaagactGAGGCCATAGTTAGACCTAAAGAacagttaaaaatataaaataaaaaaggtataaATAAGTTGGAggcaacaaatttaataaaaagtagataagctagtaaagtatgaagcattaaattgaaaatgtgtaACGACCCGCATGATGATGAGCGTGACAACAACATCTcatcattaaatttcataattgtttttaaaatcaacCACCAACCCCATTTTAAAACCCCTTACGTACGCCACCGTTTCCTTAATCTCACTTTTACTAACTAATAACACACCCTGCAATCAACTATAAGTACAGCTTTCTGCCTCCTCCATTTTCCCACATTCTGCAACCATTCTTTtctgattaaaaaaaaaacaaccaaacCAAAACAAACTTCAAACTAAAGGGAATTTTCTGTCCAATTCATCGATGGCAACCAAACTGTATATTGTGTATGTAGTTTAATTCTATTTCCCtcttcttcaattttgaaaataaatttatttgtatttagtttctttcttttcttttcttttcttttttttttttggggggggggggtgggTGGGTTTGAAATGCTGTTTGATTGTGATgcttgattgatttttttattacttcaGTTGAGTTGAGATTTGTGATTCCCCCCCCCCTCCCCTTTTTAGctttcttttgatttaattttttaaattagtttattgctTTGAGTTGATTCTGCTGAACTcggtttttcttttctgtatttataatttaacggAAACTTTGGAATTTCAATTAATCTTACAATAATTAGAGTAAGATTAGTTCCCTAAAGTATAATTGAAGTTTCTGGAGCTGGAAAAATGCGATTTTTAATCATTTGAGTTAGAAATTAATTTCGAGTTGGATACCGGAGAAATGCagtatcaattggtttttgtTTCTCGGCTGTTGATTTTGGAGTCAATTAGTTAAGAAATAACCATAGAAGTTACGGATGTCAGTagtttcagtttctttttcatctAATTTTTGTTGGTAATGGGATTAATTTGGCTATTTTATGAGGCACAATCAAAAAGGTCAATCAGATTAAAGCTGTGTTTAATTTGGTTATGTTTGTTTGAATTGATACATGGGAAAACTGATTAGGAAGTAGAAAAGGAAATGAGCCTATCAAGGACAGTTTTTTAGTTAGTAAACCATGAACTCTTAACTGGATCtgttttgcatattttattaaaccatgATTTAATTGTTTGCTATTTGTTGGAAAACTTGCATGTTGCAAATAGATTTGGGTTGAGAAAGGCTATGTTTTATTGTTCTAGTTGGAGATTTAGCTTCTAAATTTATTATGCTGtcggattaatttttttttcttaaatgtcTGCTAGTATCTGTATTAAAGATGAAACTGTGTTTGCAATATGCATTAACAAGCGATTTTTGTACTGCTCTCTGAGATGACGTGATAACTAAGACATAAGCTGTGTAAAGAACTGAATTTGTTGAACAATAATATGGAGACAGGTTGTCGGTTTTAGGGGGGTGGAGTGGGGATCTAGTTCTGTATTTGCCGacatatttttgagttttagaTGAATCAAGAATGTCCTCACAACTATTCcctatatgtatacttaagtcaATATCACTTAGTTGCACTTGCTGCTGTCATCATCTGTACTTGTTTGTGAGGTTCCTCCAAGAGCAAGTTTAAACAGGGCTCAAGTGGAGTCagcaatttattttatttggggCCAGAGCAAGTTCTTAAGAAATTAAACCTATCTGAGATTCTGAATGGTGGGGCTAAGGACATTAGATTCTGTCATCATTGTTTTGAATTACAAAATCTTATGCCATTAGCAATGTTTTTTAGTAAGACCATATATTAGACTTACATTTGGCATGTTATTGAATTACTATATTACTGTAGATTGTATGCACTTTGGAGACCTCTGGATGCTTTTGTTGTATGCTTATTGTGTACTCATATGCATTCTTGGAATTCAAAAGCTATGACATCTGTAGGTATTGACATAAGATAAATTTCTTTGGCGCCATCTGCAAGCGACATCTGACATTAATTTATTATAGAAATGACCGAAACTATTCTCCCTTGTAACAAGGTATCATGTATGGCATAGCATGCTCTCTTCAGGGGTGATTAGTTATATACTATGCAGTTGTCATTATGCACTAAACCTGCTAGTTTAATACTGGttgcttaatttttttggttttattctGATATCCTAGTTTGTGGCAGCTTTCACCTTAGAACCCTGTGCCCTGTGTTATTGTAGATGAATAGTGATGTTTGGTAAGATGGGCAGACACTTTTTTGGTTGGTTCATAGTTTTTCTGTTTTCTAACCCGTTATATGTCCCTTTTCTAGAATTTTCCTCTGCCAAAAATTTATCCTGGCATTGATCTTCAAGCTCCCCTACTCTTTGGGTCATGTATCTGCCCATGATTGATGGTCTAGTGTATCTCCATTTTACCTTAAAATAGTTCTCAAAATTGTGTTTTATGAGCCGGCACACTATATGTTGAACTGTGATAGCTTTTGTGTGATTTTAACTTAGACTTCAACACTTGCTGATTGATGGTTTATTGTAGCTTGTTCATCATGATTGCACAAGTTGTATGATGTTGTGATTGGCAGTTTGTCGTGTGAGTCGAACTAAGTGGTCCAGTTTTGTCTTAAATTTAGTTAAACTTTTTGACCATACTATTTTTTGATGATAGCCTAATGACTCTTTGTCGAGCCAAAATTTCATGACCATAATGTATAATATAATTCGTGAAAACTGCTATGTCCTTTTTATTACCTAGAAACATACATTGGTttcaattattatatttcttGGTTCAATCAagttattttttgtattattattttcattagaATACTTTTTTCTTAGCCTCGGTTATGCTTAATCCTTTTGCAAATATAGTGACTCTTTTTATTGGAACTTCTTTTGTTCCttcttttttgaataatttttgaTCAAAACTTCTCGCTGATGTTATAGATACTATTCCATGTATGGACATGTGGAAAAACTAGCAGAGGAGATAAAGAAAGGGGCGGCATCTGTTGAAGGTGTTGAAGCGAAACTATGGCAGGTAATAATTTGTAGCATGCTGCTGTGGTTGAAATACCTGCTTTCTTTATAGTAGTCTAGATTACCTAAAAGCAATGAACAGATTATTTATGGATAAGGAAGGTGAAAAGAGATTTTAAAATGGAATCTATTGGTCCTATTCTCCAAAGATTTCAAGGTTGGTAAATTGATTAGAATGTCTGGTCACAAGTCATTAACTAGGCTTTGGTCTCAACTGTTTCATACTCGATTGCAATGTATATATTTTCCCCAGCCTCCTTTTCTAAtgcttcttttcttctccatcaagctatattttacttaattagtgcTTTTTAAAAGTTTGTCATTTTGCTGTCTCCTTTTGAGAACCCTTGACCATTTTCCCTATAAGAGATCTTAATCAGCTATCCCGTATCTTATTGTCCATTAGTTATTTGAACATCTTGTGGTTTCTTGGTTTGATATTCTTTATTGATGAAATCTTTACAAATATGCTTTGTTGTTGCATTGAACCTCCTTGATTTGGTTTGTTGCCTTCCATTTGTTTAACCAAGTTTTGTAAAGCTCTGCTGttgcaaatatatatagataagaAGCTTCACAAGATTTATTTGTTAGACAACATCCATAGAATTGATAAAGTAAATGAAGTAACTGTGGCATACATTTGGTACAGGTCCCTGAGACTCTGTCAGATGAGATTCTTGGAAAGATGAGTGCCCCACCGAAAAGTGATGTACCGATCATTACACCGCATGACCTTGCTGAGGCTGATGGGTTTATTTTTGGCTTCCCAACAAGATTTGGCATGATGTCTGCCCAATTCAAAGCATTTATGGATGCAACTGGAGGTCTATGGAGAACTCAGCAACTTGCTGGAAAACCTGCTGGGATATTCTATAGCACTGGATCTCAGGGTGGCGGACAAGAAACTACACCGTAAATTCTTATATCAGTGGCATATGATAGACTTACGACAACCAAATATTAAATGGAACAGCGATAAAAACCTAACTTGTATCTTTTCCAAATTAATCACAGGTTGACTGCAATCACTCAGCTTGTTCACCATGGGATGATATTTGTTCCCATCGGATACAGCTTTGGTGCTGGCATGTTTGAGATGGAGCAAGTGAAGGGTGGAAGCCCTTACGGAGCAGGAACCTATGCTGGGGACGGAACAAGAATGCCATCCGAACTCGAGTTGGCGCAAGCTTTCCACCAAGGGAAGTACATTGCCGGAATCACAAAGAAA from Gossypium raimondii isolate GPD5lz chromosome 1, ASM2569854v1, whole genome shotgun sequence harbors:
- the LOC105779928 gene encoding probable NAD(P)H dehydrogenase (quinone) FQR1-like 1, which encodes MATKLYIVYYSMYGHVEKLAEEIKKGAASVEGVEAKLWQVPETLSDEILGKMSAPPKSDVPIITPHDLAEADGFIFGFPTRFGMMSAQFKAFMDATGGLWRTQQLAGKPAGIFYSTGSQGGGQETTPLTAITQLVHHGMIFVPIGYSFGAGMFEMEQVKGGSPYGAGTYAGDGTRMPSELELAQAFHQGKYIAGITKKLKTAA